The Rissa tridactyla isolate bRisTri1 chromosome 6, bRisTri1.patW.cur.20221130, whole genome shotgun sequence genome includes a region encoding these proteins:
- the BBIP1 gene encoding BBSome-interacting protein 1: protein MPEGKAAFREVLPKQGQLSVEDAAAMVLCKPKVLPLKSVSLEKLEKLQRAALEAARPPEGTPPARP from the exons ATGCCGGAGGGAAAGGCAGCGTTCCGGGAGGTGCTGCCCAAACAAG GGCAGCTGTCGGTGGAGGACGCCGCCGCCATGGTGTTGTGCAAGCCCAAGGTGCTGCCCCTCAAGTCGGTGTcgctggagaagctggagaagctgCAGCGGGCGGCGCTGGAGGCGGCGCGGCCGCCCGAGGGgacgccgccggcccggccctaG